In the Piscinibacter sp. XHJ-5 genome, one interval contains:
- a CDS encoding FadR/GntR family transcriptional regulator: protein MKPLRAIASTYSGRNLHGQVVHELGRRIVGGTCPPGQALPNEEELCRELGVSRTALRESVKVLAAKGLVESRPRIGTRVRANEDWNMLDPDVLAWRCATLPDAHFVLQLNEMREIIEPASAALAARNRTPTQLRDIEDAFEAMAAAQNIDQWVDADLHFHSAILDATNNPLLRPLGAMIGTALESLLGLSARKAGNFKVALPDHGRVLEAIRTQDGEAARQRMASLLADTRARLLKPTPRQRARSTAARTRA from the coding sequence ATGAAGCCTTTGCGCGCGATCGCCAGCACCTATTCGGGCCGCAACCTGCACGGACAGGTCGTGCACGAGCTGGGCCGCCGCATCGTCGGCGGCACCTGCCCTCCCGGCCAGGCGCTGCCCAACGAGGAAGAGCTGTGCCGCGAGCTGGGCGTGAGCCGCACCGCGCTGCGTGAATCGGTGAAGGTGCTCGCCGCGAAGGGGCTGGTGGAGTCGCGGCCCCGCATAGGCACCCGGGTACGCGCGAACGAGGACTGGAACATGCTCGATCCGGATGTGCTCGCGTGGCGCTGCGCGACGCTGCCGGATGCGCACTTCGTGCTGCAACTCAACGAGATGCGCGAGATCATCGAGCCCGCGTCGGCGGCGCTGGCCGCCCGCAACCGCACGCCGACACAGCTGCGCGACATCGAGGACGCCTTCGAGGCGATGGCCGCGGCCCAGAACATCGACCAGTGGGTCGATGCAGACCTGCATTTCCACAGCGCCATCCTCGACGCCACCAACAACCCGCTGCTGCGCCCGCTCGGGGCGATGATCGGCACTGCACTGGAGTCCCTGCTGGGCCTGTCGGCGCGCAAGGCCGGCAATTTCAAGGTCGCGCTGCCCGACCACGGCAGGGTGCTGGAGGCGATCCGAACGCAAGACGGCGAAGCCGCCCGCCAGCGCATGGCCAGCTTGCTGGCGGACACGCGGGCAAGGC
- a CDS encoding 2-dehydro-3-deoxygalactonokinase, with protein MIVRASQDAAAGSAPAAIVGIDWGTTRRRVVALDAQAAPLREFDDDAGMLSAAGRFAAVLDATLERIGPLAPGARVLLSGMVGSAQGWHPVPYVDSGTPLESLARCLFAVPDAPRGLDCRIVPGCRWRGDAGEVDVMRGEETQLLGAVALGRRDGGFVLPGTHSKWVALRDGRIEHFSTYLSGELFALLSQHGTLAPLVREPRDDEAAFAAGVQASARAALSHVLFECRARVVAGDMPTASAREYLSGVLIGAEWHDALRRLGRPSAPVCVIGTPELAALHVRAGRQLGVPVELLDAREAQLAAWAALARGLWMSEPPRSE; from the coding sequence ATGATTGTGCGCGCCTCCCAGGACGCAGCGGCCGGATCGGCGCCGGCGGCCATCGTCGGCATCGACTGGGGCACGACCCGCCGCCGTGTCGTGGCTCTCGATGCGCAGGCGGCGCCGCTGCGCGAGTTCGATGACGACGCCGGCATGCTGAGCGCCGCCGGCCGCTTCGCGGCCGTGCTCGACGCCACGCTCGAGCGCATCGGGCCGCTGGCGCCCGGCGCCCGCGTGCTGCTGTCGGGCATGGTCGGCAGTGCGCAGGGCTGGCACCCCGTGCCTTACGTCGACAGCGGCACGCCGCTCGAAAGCCTGGCCCGATGCCTGTTCGCGGTGCCCGATGCGCCGCGTGGACTCGACTGCCGGATCGTGCCGGGCTGCCGCTGGCGCGGGGACGCGGGCGAAGTCGACGTGATGCGAGGCGAGGAAACGCAGCTGCTCGGTGCGGTGGCGCTGGGGCGGCGCGACGGCGGCTTCGTGCTGCCCGGGACGCACAGCAAATGGGTTGCGCTTCGCGATGGGCGCATCGAGCACTTCTCCACCTACCTCAGCGGCGAGCTGTTCGCTTTGCTGTCGCAGCACGGCACGCTGGCGCCGCTGGTGCGCGAGCCGCGCGACGACGAAGCCGCATTTGCCGCCGGCGTTCAGGCCAGCGCGCGGGCCGCCTTGTCGCATGTCCTGTTCGAATGCCGCGCCCGCGTGGTCGCCGGCGACATGCCCACCGCGTCGGCCCGCGAGTATTTGAGCGGCGTGCTGATCGGCGCCGAATGGCACGACGCATTGCGGCGCCTTGGCCGTCCGTCAGCGCCGGTCTGCGTGATCGGCACGCCAGAGCTGGCGGCGCTGCACGTGCGCGCCGGGCGGCAGCTCGGCGTCCCGGTCGAGCTGCTCGATGCCCGCGAGGCGCAGCTGGCCGCCTGGGCTGCGCTGGCACGGGGCCTGTGGATGTCCGAGCCTCCGAGGAGCGAATGA
- the glpK gene encoding glycerol kinase GlpK, whose product MNHLLALDQGTSSSRSIVFDRAGRIVAMAQREFRQIYPQPGWVEHDPKEIWTTQLATAREVLAKAGLQAGDIASIGITNQRETTLVWNRRTGEPIYNAIVWQDRRAEPTCAALRERGLEATIREKTGLIIDAYFSGTKLKWIFDHVPGSREAAARGELAFGTVDTWLMWQLTGGGEDATRTQAIHATDVSNASRTMLLDVRRNEWDDELLGILDIPREVLPSVHPSSHVFGSTRASLLGAAIPIGGVAGDQQSALFGQACFHAGLAKNTYGTGCFMLMHTGTGFQTSTNGLITTSAAQPKPTPEFALEGSVFIAGAVVQWLRDGLRAIKGSGEVQNLAETVPDSGGVMFVPAFTGLGAPYWKADARGAIVGLTRGSTVAHIARAALESIAFQSAALLSAMSRDAVAAGGSPVSELRVDGGACVNNLLMQFQADLLGIPVVRPQVIETTALGAAYLAGLSCGMFASLDELAAQWQVERRFHPTMPRERAAELMQRWERAVRQTVAA is encoded by the coding sequence ATGAACCACCTGCTCGCCCTCGACCAGGGCACCTCCAGCTCGCGCAGCATCGTGTTCGACCGCGCCGGGCGCATCGTCGCGATGGCGCAGCGCGAATTCCGCCAGATCTATCCGCAGCCCGGGTGGGTGGAGCACGACCCGAAGGAGATCTGGACGACGCAGCTGGCCACCGCGCGCGAGGTGCTCGCCAAGGCTGGACTGCAGGCCGGCGACATCGCCTCGATCGGCATCACGAACCAGCGCGAGACGACGCTGGTGTGGAATCGGCGCACCGGCGAGCCGATCTACAACGCGATCGTCTGGCAGGACCGACGCGCCGAGCCGACCTGCGCCGCGCTGCGCGAGCGCGGACTCGAAGCAACCATCCGCGAGAAGACCGGGCTCATCATCGACGCCTACTTCTCGGGCACCAAGCTGAAGTGGATCTTCGACCACGTGCCCGGATCGCGCGAGGCCGCCGCGCGCGGCGAGCTCGCTTTCGGCACCGTCGACACCTGGCTGATGTGGCAGCTCACCGGCGGCGGCGAGGACGCAACGCGCACGCAGGCGATCCACGCCACCGACGTGAGCAACGCATCGCGCACCATGCTCCTCGACGTTCGCCGCAACGAATGGGACGACGAGCTGCTGGGCATCCTCGACATCCCGCGCGAGGTGCTGCCGTCGGTGCATCCCTCCAGCCATGTCTTCGGCTCGACGCGTGCATCACTGCTCGGCGCCGCCATTCCCATCGGCGGCGTGGCGGGCGACCAGCAGAGCGCGCTGTTCGGCCAGGCCTGCTTCCACGCGGGACTGGCGAAGAACACCTACGGCACCGGCTGCTTCATGTTGATGCACACCGGCACGGGCTTCCAGACATCGACCAACGGTCTCATCACCACCAGCGCAGCGCAGCCCAAGCCGACGCCGGAGTTCGCGCTGGAAGGCAGTGTGTTCATCGCCGGCGCGGTGGTGCAGTGGCTGCGCGACGGCCTGCGGGCGATCAAGGGCAGCGGCGAGGTGCAGAACCTCGCCGAGACCGTGCCGGACAGCGGCGGCGTGATGTTCGTGCCGGCCTTCACCGGCCTGGGCGCGCCGTACTGGAAGGCCGATGCGCGCGGCGCGATCGTCGGCCTGACGCGCGGCAGCACCGTGGCGCACATCGCGCGCGCGGCGCTGGAAAGCATCGCCTTCCAGAGCGCCGCGCTGCTGTCGGCGATGAGCCGCGATGCCGTCGCGGCCGGCGGCTCACCGGTCAGCGAGCTGCGTGTGGACGGCGGCGCGTGCGTCAACAACCTGCTGATGCAGTTCCAGGCCGACCTGCTCGGCATCCCGGTCGTGCGCCCGCAGGTGATCGAGACCACCGCCCTGGGCGCGGCCTACCTGGCGGGGCTGAGCTGCGGCATGTTCGCGAGCCTCGACGAGCTGGCCGCACAGTGGCAGGTGGAGCGGCGCTTTCATCCGACGATGCCGCGCGAGCGCGCTGCCGAGCTCATGCAGCGGTGGGAGCGGGCCGTGCGGCAGACCGTGGCCGCGTAG
- a CDS encoding DeoR/GlpR family DNA-binding transcription regulator, translated as MTPNPRQSLLLDEVRARGSVSVEALSDQFGVTLQTVRRDVKLLSDAGLLARFHGGVRLPSSTVENIAYRQRQQLNEAGKLRIARRVAKAVPNGCSLIINIGTTTEAIARELLRHKGLRVITNNLNVAAILSDNPDCEVIVAGGVVRSRDRGIVGEVTVEFIRQFRVDIGLIGISGIESDGTLRDFDYREVNVAKSIIEQSREVWLAADHSKFNRPAMVELARLSQIDMLFTDAEPPAPFPALLAEAGVQLTVSDS; from the coding sequence ATGACCCCGAATCCGCGCCAATCGCTGTTGCTGGACGAAGTGCGTGCCCGCGGTTCGGTTTCGGTGGAAGCCTTGTCCGACCAGTTCGGCGTGACGCTGCAGACGGTGCGGCGCGACGTGAAGCTGCTGTCCGACGCGGGGCTGCTGGCGCGCTTTCACGGCGGGGTGCGGCTGCCCAGCTCGACCGTGGAAAACATCGCCTATCGGCAGCGCCAGCAGCTCAACGAGGCGGGCAAGTTGCGCATCGCCCGGCGCGTCGCCAAGGCGGTGCCCAACGGGTGCTCGCTGATCATCAACATCGGCACGACCACCGAGGCGATCGCGCGCGAGCTGCTGCGCCACAAGGGGCTGCGCGTCATCACGAACAACCTCAACGTCGCGGCGATCCTCTCGGACAACCCGGACTGCGAGGTCATCGTGGCGGGCGGCGTGGTGCGGTCGCGCGACCGCGGCATCGTGGGCGAGGTGACGGTGGAGTTCATCCGCCAGTTCAGGGTCGACATCGGCCTCATCGGCATCTCGGGCATCGAGTCCGACGGCACGCTGCGCGACTTCGACTACCGCGAGGTCAACGTGGCCAAGTCGATCATCGAGCAGTCGCGCGAGGTCTGGCTCGCGGCCGACCACAGCAAGTTCAACCGCCCTGCGATGGTGGAGCTGGCACGGCTGTCGCAGATCGACATGCTGTTCACCGACGCCGAGCCGCCGGCGCCATTTCCAGCGCTGCTGGCCGAGGCCGGCGTTCAACTGACCGTGAGCGACTCATGA
- the glpD gene encoding glycerol-3-phosphate dehydrogenase, whose amino-acid sequence MLVVGGGINGAGIARDLAGRGQRVLLVEKDDLAQHTSSSSTKMIHGGIRYLEYYEFSLVRKALAEREVLLRSAPHIIRPLRLVMPHEPSMRPVWMMRIGLFLYDHLARREVLPGSQTIDLRHGPIGAALQPRYRKGFAFSDGWVDDARLVVLNAVDAAERGAEVLTRWRCIDARRAGALWQVVLEGPGGESRQVSARALVNAAGPWAAQFLREHAHVPDSKSLRLVKGSHIVVRKLYDHDHAYVLQSPDRRIIFVIPYEGEFTLIGTTDVEHRGPVGQARIDDGEIAYLCEQASRYLRRPVTPADVVWSYAGVRPLLEDEASDASAVTRDYQLDLDTRGAPLLTVWGGKMTTFRKLAEEAADLLTPPLGISAGAWTRDAYLPGGDLAGWIGAPQRPDTDIQRFSQAVALRHDDLPAALCRRLARDYGSRVEALLSDGLGEPVVPGLHEAELRYLHEHEWARSADDVLWRRTKLGLHLSEAQRAAVAEWCETHWRHDAAAAAHAPSTLGRTETTWN is encoded by the coding sequence GTGCTCGTCGTCGGCGGCGGCATCAATGGCGCCGGCATCGCGCGCGACCTGGCCGGCCGCGGCCAGCGCGTGCTGCTCGTCGAGAAGGACGACCTGGCGCAGCACACCTCGTCGTCGTCGACGAAGATGATCCATGGCGGCATCCGCTACCTGGAGTACTACGAGTTCTCCCTGGTCCGCAAGGCGCTGGCCGAGCGCGAGGTGCTGCTGCGCAGTGCGCCGCACATCATCCGGCCGTTGCGCCTGGTGATGCCGCATGAGCCGAGCATGCGGCCGGTGTGGATGATGCGCATCGGCCTGTTCCTCTACGACCACCTCGCGCGCCGCGAGGTGCTGCCCGGCTCGCAGACGATCGACCTTCGCCATGGGCCCATCGGCGCGGCGCTGCAGCCGCGCTACCGCAAGGGCTTCGCGTTCTCCGATGGCTGGGTCGACGATGCGCGCCTGGTCGTGCTCAATGCCGTCGACGCCGCCGAGCGCGGCGCCGAAGTGCTGACGCGCTGGCGCTGCATCGATGCGCGGCGCGCCGGGGCGCTGTGGCAGGTGGTGCTCGAGGGGCCGGGCGGCGAGTCGCGCCAGGTGAGCGCGCGGGCGCTGGTCAACGCGGCCGGCCCGTGGGCGGCGCAGTTCCTGCGCGAGCATGCGCATGTGCCCGATTCGAAGTCGCTGCGCCTGGTCAAGGGCAGCCACATCGTCGTGCGCAAGCTGTACGACCACGACCATGCCTACGTGCTGCAAAGCCCTGACCGCCGCATCATCTTCGTCATTCCCTACGAGGGCGAGTTCACCCTCATCGGCACCACCGACGTCGAGCACCGCGGCCCGGTGGGACAGGCGCGCATCGACGACGGCGAGATCGCCTATCTTTGCGAGCAGGCAAGCCGCTACCTGCGCCGGCCCGTCACGCCGGCCGACGTGGTGTGGAGCTACGCCGGCGTGCGGCCCCTGCTCGAGGACGAGGCGAGCGACGCTTCGGCCGTGACGCGCGACTACCAGCTGGATCTCGATACCCGCGGCGCACCGCTGCTCACCGTCTGGGGCGGCAAGATGACCACCTTCCGCAAGCTGGCCGAAGAGGCCGCCGATCTGCTGACGCCGCCGCTGGGCATCAGCGCCGGCGCCTGGACCCGCGACGCGTACCTGCCCGGCGGCGACCTCGCCGGCTGGATCGGCGCGCCGCAGCGGCCGGACACCGACATCCAGCGCTTTTCGCAGGCGGTGGCACTGCGCCACGACGATCTCCCCGCCGCGCTGTGCAGGCGGCTGGCGCGCGACTACGGCTCGCGGGTCGAGGCGCTGCTGTCCGACGGCCTCGGCGAGCCGGTGGTGCCGGGGCTGCACGAGGCGGAGCTGCGCTACCTGCACGAGCACGAGTGGGCCCGCAGTGCCGACGATGTGCTGTGGCGGCGAACCAAGCTCGGCCTGCATCTCAGCGAAGCGCAGCGCGCGGCGGTGGCCGAGTGGTGCGAGACCCATTGGCGACACGATGCCGCAGCCGCGGCGCACGCCCCGAGCACACTGGGGCGGACGGAGACGACATGGAACTGA
- a CDS encoding ABC transporter ATP-binding protein translates to MELMLERIEKQVGAQTHLYPLDLTLVPRAVTVLLGATQAGKTSLMRVMAGLDAPSRGRVLADGRDVTGQPVRERNVAMVYQQFINYPSMTVEDNIGSPLKLRREAGVAQRVAELAAKLHIEPFLKRLPAELSGGQQQRVALARALAKKAPLMLLDEPLVNLDYKLREELREELSQLFATGDSTVVYATTEPTEALLLGGYTAVLDAGELLQYGPTAEVFHRPRSIRVARAFSDPPMNLVAGTAATLGVSLQAGVNLSVPLPASSTSSLTIGVRASALRVRERGGDVALPGKVELAEISGSDTFVHVDTAIGELVAQLTGVHQFTLGEAITLYLNPTHVHVFDAAGNLLVAPSGEAR, encoded by the coding sequence ATGGAACTGATGCTCGAGCGCATCGAGAAGCAGGTGGGCGCGCAGACGCACCTGTACCCACTGGACCTCACCCTGGTGCCGCGCGCCGTCACCGTGCTGCTGGGAGCCACCCAGGCCGGCAAGACCTCGCTGATGCGCGTGATGGCGGGCCTGGATGCCCCCTCCAGGGGCCGCGTGCTGGCCGACGGGCGCGACGTGACCGGCCAGCCGGTACGCGAGCGCAACGTCGCGATGGTCTACCAGCAGTTCATCAACTATCCCTCGATGACGGTCGAGGACAACATCGGCTCGCCGCTGAAGCTGCGCCGCGAGGCCGGCGTCGCGCAGCGGGTGGCCGAGCTGGCCGCCAAGCTGCACATCGAGCCCTTCCTGAAACGGCTGCCGGCCGAGCTGTCGGGCGGCCAGCAGCAGCGCGTGGCGCTGGCGCGCGCGCTGGCCAAGAAGGCGCCGCTGATGCTGCTGGACGAGCCGCTCGTCAACCTGGACTACAAGCTTCGTGAAGAGCTGCGCGAGGAGCTCTCCCAGTTGTTTGCGACCGGCGACTCGACGGTGGTCTATGCCACCACCGAGCCGACCGAGGCCCTGCTGCTGGGGGGGTACACCGCGGTGCTCGACGCCGGCGAGCTGCTCCAGTACGGGCCCACCGCCGAGGTGTTCCACCGGCCCAGGTCCATCCGCGTGGCGCGCGCCTTCAGCGATCCGCCGATGAACCTGGTGGCCGGCACGGCGGCGACGCTGGGCGTGTCGCTTCAGGCCGGCGTGAACCTCTCCGTGCCGCTGCCCGCCTCGAGCACGTCGAGCCTGACGATCGGCGTGCGCGCCAGCGCGTTGCGTGTGCGCGAGCGCGGCGGGGACGTGGCGTTGCCGGGCAAGGTCGAGCTGGCCGAGATTTCCGGCTCCGACACGTTCGTGCACGTCGACACGGCCATCGGCGAGCTGGTCGCGCAGCTCACCGGCGTGCATCAGTTCACGCTGGGCGAGGCCATCACGCTGTACCTCAATCCCACGCACGTGCATGTGTTCGATGCGGCCGGCAACCTGCTGGTCGCGCCGTCCGGGGAGGCACGCTGA
- a CDS encoding ABC transporter ATP-binding protein yields MSRIDLDLAHAYKPNPQRDEDYALLPLKMSFEDGGAYALLGPSGCGKTTMLNIVSGLVTPSHGSVKFNGADVTLKTPQERNIAQVFQFPVIYDTMTVAQNLAFPLRNRGVAPEKIRHRVGAIAEMLEMSGQLDMRAAGLAADAKQKISLGRGLVREDVSAVLFDEPLTVIDPHLKWQLRRKLKQIHHELKLTLIYVTHDQVEALTFADQVVVMTRGRAVQVGTASELFERPQHTFVGNFIGSPGMNFLKAAWKDDAIEVAGHRLRGDQHRQALASVGEFTLGVRPEYVQLAARGQPDALPAKVQKAQDIGTYQLVTAVSGDSVIRARLSPESKTPAVGEDVWLHVLGTHTCFYKNEELIA; encoded by the coding sequence ATGTCGCGAATCGACCTTGACCTGGCGCACGCCTACAAGCCCAACCCGCAGCGCGACGAGGACTATGCGCTGCTGCCGTTGAAGATGAGCTTCGAGGACGGCGGCGCCTATGCGCTGCTGGGTCCTTCCGGCTGCGGCAAGACCACGATGCTCAACATCGTGTCCGGCCTCGTCACGCCGTCGCACGGCAGCGTGAAGTTCAACGGCGCGGACGTCACGCTGAAGACACCGCAGGAGCGCAACATCGCGCAGGTGTTCCAGTTCCCCGTCATCTACGACACGATGACGGTGGCTCAGAACCTGGCGTTCCCGCTGCGCAACCGCGGCGTCGCGCCCGAGAAGATCAGGCACCGCGTCGGCGCCATCGCCGAGATGCTCGAGATGAGCGGCCAGCTCGACATGCGCGCCGCCGGACTCGCGGCCGATGCCAAGCAGAAGATCTCGCTCGGCCGCGGCCTGGTGCGCGAGGACGTGAGCGCGGTGCTGTTCGACGAGCCGCTCACGGTGATCGATCCGCACCTGAAATGGCAGCTGCGCCGCAAGCTCAAGCAGATCCATCATGAGCTCAAGCTGACGCTGATCTACGTCACGCACGACCAGGTGGAGGCGCTGACCTTCGCCGACCAGGTCGTGGTCATGACGCGCGGCCGCGCGGTGCAGGTCGGAACCGCCTCCGAGCTGTTCGAGCGGCCGCAGCACACCTTCGTCGGAAATTTCATCGGCTCGCCGGGCATGAACTTCCTCAAGGCGGCGTGGAAGGACGATGCGATCGAAGTCGCGGGCCACCGGCTGCGCGGCGACCAGCATCGGCAGGCGTTGGCGTCGGTGGGCGAGTTCACGCTCGGCGTGCGGCCGGAGTACGTGCAGCTCGCTGCCCGGGGCCAGCCCGACGCGCTGCCAGCGAAGGTGCAGAAGGCTCAGGACATCGGCACGTACCAGCTCGTCACGGCCGTCAGCGGCGATTCCGTGATCCGCGCGCGCCTCAGCCCCGAGTCGAAGACGCCGGCCGTGGGCGAGGACGTGTGGCTGCACGTGCTGGGCACGCACACCTGCTTCTACAAGAACGAGGAGCTGATCGCATGA
- a CDS encoding sugar ABC transporter permease, whose translation MKPINQKAWFLILPVILCVAFSAILPLMTVVNYSVQDIISPERRVFVGTEWFKAVMRDDDLQGALLRQITFSFAVLLVEIPLGIALALSMPAKGWQASAVLVIVAISLLIPWNVVGTIWQIYGRTDIGLMGAALASLGIDYNYTGHATDAWLTVLLMDVWHWTPLVALLCYAGLRAIPDAYYQAARIDGASKLAVFRYIQLPKLRGVLMIAVLLRFMDSFMIYTEPFVLTGGGPGNATTFLSQYLTQKAVGQFDLGPAAAFSLIYFLIILLLCFILYNWMQRVGQGDATNAGAAHG comes from the coding sequence ATGAAACCCATCAATCAAAAGGCCTGGTTCCTGATCCTGCCCGTCATCCTGTGCGTGGCCTTCTCGGCCATCCTGCCGCTGATGACGGTCGTCAACTACTCGGTGCAGGACATCATCTCGCCGGAACGACGCGTGTTCGTCGGCACCGAGTGGTTCAAGGCAGTGATGCGCGACGACGACCTGCAGGGTGCGCTGCTGCGCCAGATCACTTTCTCCTTCGCGGTGCTGCTGGTGGAGATTCCGCTGGGCATCGCGCTCGCGCTGTCGATGCCGGCCAAGGGCTGGCAGGCGTCGGCGGTGCTGGTCATCGTCGCCATCTCGCTGCTCATTCCATGGAACGTCGTCGGCACGATCTGGCAGATCTACGGGCGCACCGACATCGGCCTGATGGGCGCGGCGTTGGCTTCGCTGGGCATCGACTACAACTACACCGGCCATGCGACGGACGCCTGGCTCACCGTGCTGCTGATGGACGTGTGGCACTGGACGCCGCTGGTCGCGCTGCTGTGCTACGCGGGTCTGCGCGCCATCCCCGATGCCTACTACCAGGCCGCCCGCATCGACGGGGCCAGCAAGTTGGCGGTGTTCCGCTACATCCAGCTGCCCAAGCTGCGCGGCGTGCTGATGATCGCGGTGCTGCTGCGCTTCATGGACAGCTTCATGATCTACACCGAGCCTTTCGTGCTGACGGGTGGCGGGCCCGGCAACGCGACGACCTTCCTGTCGCAGTACCTCACGCAGAAGGCGGTCGGCCAGTTCGACCTGGGTCCGGCGGCGGCCTTCTCGCTCATCTACTTCCTCATCATCCTGCTGCTGTGCTTCATCCTCTACAACTGGATGCAGCGCGTCGGCCAGGGCGATGCCACCAACGCAGGAGCCGCCCATGGATAG
- a CDS encoding carbohydrate ABC transporter permease, producing the protein MDRLDPSRLEPVPVPAAAPTLRKAASGVRLQKRVVFLALYLVFAILPVYWMVNMSFKTNVEILTTFSLIPQDFTWDHYKTIFTDESWYSGYINSLIYVGINTVISLLVALPAAYAFSRYSFLGDKHVFFWLLTNRMTPPAVFLLPFFQLYTTLGLMDTHIAVALAHLLFNVPLAVWILEGFMSGVPREIDETAYIDGYSFPRFFLTIFIPLIKAGVGVAAFFCFMFSWVELLMARTLTSVNAKPIVATMTRTVSASGMDWGVLAAAGVLTIVPGAIVIWFVRHYIAKGFAMGRV; encoded by the coding sequence ATGGATAGGCTCGATCCCAGCCGGCTCGAGCCGGTGCCGGTGCCGGCGGCGGCGCCCACGCTGCGCAAGGCCGCGAGCGGCGTGCGCTTGCAAAAGCGCGTGGTGTTCCTGGCGCTCTACCTCGTCTTCGCCATCCTGCCGGTGTACTGGATGGTCAACATGTCGTTCAAGACGAACGTCGAGATCCTGACCACCTTCAGCCTGATCCCGCAGGACTTCACCTGGGACCACTACAAGACGATCTTCACCGACGAGAGCTGGTACTCCGGCTACATCAACTCGCTGATCTACGTCGGCATCAACACGGTGATCTCCCTGCTGGTGGCGCTGCCGGCCGCCTACGCGTTCTCGCGCTATTCGTTCCTCGGCGACAAGCATGTCTTCTTCTGGCTGCTCACCAACCGCATGACGCCGCCGGCGGTGTTCCTGCTGCCGTTCTTCCAGCTCTACACGACGCTGGGCCTCATGGACACGCACATCGCGGTGGCGCTGGCGCATCTGCTGTTCAACGTGCCGCTGGCGGTGTGGATCCTCGAAGGCTTCATGAGCGGCGTGCCGCGCGAGATCGACGAGACGGCCTACATCGACGGCTACTCGTTCCCGCGCTTCTTCCTGACGATCTTCATTCCGCTGATCAAGGCGGGCGTCGGCGTCGCGGCCTTCTTCTGCTTCATGTTCAGCTGGGTCGAGCTGCTGATGGCGCGCACGCTGACCAGCGTCAACGCCAAGCCTATCGTCGCGACGATGACGCGCACGGTGTCGGCGTCCGGCATGGACTGGGGCGTTCTGGCCGCCGCCGGCGTGCTGACCATCGTGCCGGGCGCGATCGTCATCTGGTTCGTGCGGCACTACATCGCCAAGGGCTTCGCGATGGGGAGAGTGTGA
- a CDS encoding DUF2160 domain-containing protein: MFEWMAWTLPVAVFFTCIVLMLVGMTVWEFKSPTVMRKGFLPIPTTRGDRLFIGLLTAAYVNLLFVALSERMVRWFSLSEEPSVWISFIVSMALLALIMRRG; this comes from the coding sequence ATGTTCGAGTGGATGGCATGGACGCTGCCCGTGGCGGTGTTCTTCACCTGCATCGTGCTGATGCTGGTCGGCATGACGGTGTGGGAGTTCAAGTCGCCGACGGTGATGCGCAAAGGGTTCCTCCCGATACCGACGACGCGCGGCGATCGTTTGTTCATTGGCCTGCTGACCGCGGCCTACGTGAACCTGCTGTTCGTCGCGTTGAGCGAAAGGATGGTCAGGTGGTTCTCGCTCAGCGAGGAACCTTCCGTGTGGATCAGCTTCATCGTGTCGATGGCGCTGCTCGCACTGATCATGCGAAGGGGTTAG